The proteins below are encoded in one region of Triticum aestivum cultivar Chinese Spring chromosome 1B, IWGSC CS RefSeq v2.1, whole genome shotgun sequence:
- the LOC123092641 gene encoding uncharacterized protein produces the protein MHVDGNTISFEPAENHGRSTALFEDDLTELEAIGFPLELWHPLGVHFVLNFLGEIFSIDQYCLLSNERTSIRDHVALFKGTSLPDALTVQLPNLDILVVQLHEHGKVTRIGPSDPSPFSSDGDSDSALDSTSDSDSPTPYPSIGLQCVAAAMATFGPFTVSPEFPQGPPPLPSRNALLAADAFVELAISSSDDDVPLARIGLAPPVLLDSILSDIPADPTEHELPLITSPDHYMPDPAPAPAASDGTAILTTVPHAASPVVYSCRPRAVVAPALPSLPALDLEAEHVVHEAVTKKGRACRRRASSILHIRRSARLAEMEPYKKETMQDKASKAKAKCMELGNSARDFDDVVSSARLYPDDVQPGSPRALAALAIECGSSPHEAESVASSAGAVAK, from the coding sequence ATGCATGTTGATGGTAACACCATCTCCTTTGAGCCAGCTGAGAACCATGGCCGTTCCACCGCTCTGTTCGAGGATGATCTCACGGAGTTGGAGGCCATTGGCTTCCCTCTTGAGCTCTGGCACCCTTTGGGTGTTCATTTCGTCCTCAACTTTCTTGGTGAAATCTTCTCCATCGACCAGTACTGCCTCCTTTCCAATGAGCGCACCTCCATTAGGGATCATGTCGCCCTATTCAAGGGCACCTCTCTGCCTGATGCTCTCACTGTCCAGCTTCCTAATCTCGACATCCTAGTTGTCCAGCTGCACGAGCACGGGAAGGTCACCCGCATCGGCCCAAGTGacccttcccccttctcctctgATGGGGACTCGGACTCCGCTTTGGACTCGACTTCCGACTCGGACTCCCCCACCCCATATCCCTCTATTGGCCTTCAGTGTGTTGCGGCTGCCATGGCAACGTTTGGCCCCTTCACCGTCTCACCGGAGTTCCCCCAGGGGCCGCCTCCTTTGCCTTCAAGAAACGCTTTGCTTGCCGCTGACGCCTTTGTTGAGCTTGCCATCAGCTCATCTGATGATGATGTCCCTCTTGCCAGGATCGGCTTGGCTCCTCCAGTCCTTTTGGATTCCATCTTGTCCGATATCCCGGCTGATCCTACAGAACACGAGTTGCCTCTAATCACCTCGCCGGATCACTACATGCCCGACCCCGCTCCTGCACCTGCTGCTTCCGATGGCACGGCCATCTTGACGACGGTGCCTCACGCTGCCTCGCCGGTGGTTTACTCTTGCCGTCCAAGGGCGGTTGTGGCGCCGGCGCTGCCCTCCCTGCCGGCCTTGGATCTGGAAGCTGAGCATGTGGTGCACGAGGCCGTCACCAAGAAGGGACGTGCCTGCCGCAGGCGTGCCAGCTCTATTCTGCACATTAGGCGGAGTGCTCGGCTCGCCGAGATGGAGCCATACAAGAAGGAAACCATGCAGGATAAGGCGTCCAAGGCCAAAGCCAAGTGCATGGAGCTGGGCAACTCTGCGCGTGATTTCGACGATGTTGTGAGCTCTGCTCGCCTGTACCCCGATGATGTTCAGCCTGGCTCCCCCCGCGCTCTCGCCGCTCTGGCCATCGAGTGTGGCTCTTCTCCTCATGAGGCTGAGTCTGTGGCCTCCTCTGCTGGTGCCGTGGCCAAGTGA